The Corallococcus exiguus genome has a segment encoding these proteins:
- a CDS encoding NmrA/HSCARG family protein — MTMDKKIIAVVGATGEEGGGLARAILADTQSGFTVRALTRKPGSELARRLAKLGAEVVAADVSDAKSLKAAFTGAHGAFCVTSYWEKPDPERELAQARTMAHAAKEAGVAHVIWSTQEDTRRLIPAEDTRMPMLKRHYRVPQFDVKGASDAYFSGLDLPVTFVRTSFSWENLLSFGLGGKRNADGTFDFVLPTEDQKLPGIATEDVGGCVHTLFQRGPEAWAGKTVGLASEHLTGQEIARTLQQVLGQEVRFHSMEPEVYRTFNFPGASELANMFQFMRDFSEEYCAARDPERTRELNPQVQSLARWIERNKARFVRAA, encoded by the coding sequence ATGACCATGGACAAGAAGATCATCGCGGTGGTGGGAGCAACGGGCGAAGAGGGAGGCGGCCTTGCGCGCGCCATCCTCGCGGACACGCAGAGCGGCTTCACGGTGCGCGCGCTCACGCGCAAGCCAGGCTCGGAGCTGGCGCGCCGGCTGGCGAAGCTGGGCGCGGAGGTCGTCGCGGCGGACGTGAGCGACGCGAAGAGCCTGAAGGCCGCGTTCACCGGAGCGCACGGCGCCTTCTGCGTCACCAGCTATTGGGAGAAGCCCGACCCGGAGCGCGAGCTGGCACAGGCGCGGACGATGGCGCACGCCGCGAAGGAGGCGGGGGTGGCGCACGTCATCTGGTCCACCCAGGAAGACACCCGGCGCCTCATCCCTGCGGAAGACACGCGGATGCCCATGCTCAAGAGGCACTACCGCGTGCCGCAATTCGACGTGAAGGGCGCGAGCGATGCGTACTTCAGCGGCCTGGACCTGCCAGTGACGTTCGTGCGCACCTCGTTCTCGTGGGAGAACCTGCTGTCGTTCGGATTGGGAGGAAAGCGCAACGCCGACGGCACGTTCGACTTCGTGCTGCCCACGGAGGACCAGAAGCTGCCCGGCATCGCCACGGAGGACGTGGGCGGATGCGTCCACACCCTCTTCCAGCGCGGGCCGGAGGCATGGGCGGGCAAGACGGTGGGGCTGGCCAGCGAGCACCTGACGGGCCAGGAGATCGCCCGGACGCTGCAGCAGGTGCTGGGCCAGGAGGTGCGCTTCCACTCCATGGAGCCGGAGGTCTACCGGACGTTCAACTTCCCCGGCGCGTCGGAGCTCGCGAACATGTTCCAGTTCATGCGGGACTTCTCAGAGGAGTACTGCGCCGCCCGGGACCCCGAGCGCACGCGTGAGCTGAATCCGCAGGTGCAGTCGCTGGCCCGGTGGATTGAACGCAACAAGGCCCGCTTCGTGCGCGCGGCGTGA
- a CDS encoding SET domain-containing histone-lysine N-methyltransferase: protein MSARQEAEQDTLEEANPLKEHLALQWSRQAGASFPKLWVGHLEGDERGVFAKVPIAAGEEVLRVPRACLVTLDVARASDIGRLIDAHAPDTSEECYLAAFLLQEKEREDSAWKPYLDVLPQSFPHLPLFFDAQELSLLQGSSALREVARWKEMLLARYAMLAQRVPGFERFTPDAYLWAQHVLISRSFGLTVAGKLTRCFVPVADMLNHRASPRLVWGNTEDGEAFVLVAHEPVAAREELHISYGIKSSCRFLLSYGFVPEDNPDDTLVLYLGVLEDAVEAEGKRELLALATPPSRRRFEVPLHYGHASTVAMFSFLRVACANARELARLAEEAREEQGLGEVPPLSAETEERVFRYLHDACEARLAGFETTLEEDEQLLQEADLSRNARNCLLLRRGEKRLLRAYAGLALAFLPALSPSLPGPVVGG, encoded by the coding sequence ATGAGCGCGCGACAGGAAGCGGAGCAGGACACCCTCGAGGAAGCGAACCCCCTGAAGGAACACCTCGCACTCCAGTGGAGCAGGCAGGCGGGCGCGAGCTTCCCGAAGTTGTGGGTGGGTCATCTGGAGGGCGACGAGCGTGGCGTCTTCGCCAAGGTGCCCATCGCGGCGGGAGAAGAGGTGCTGCGGGTGCCGCGCGCGTGCCTGGTGACGCTGGACGTCGCGAGAGCGTCGGACATCGGCCGGCTCATCGACGCGCACGCACCGGACACGAGCGAGGAGTGCTACCTGGCGGCATTCCTGCTCCAGGAGAAGGAGCGCGAGGACTCGGCCTGGAAGCCGTACCTGGACGTGCTGCCCCAGTCCTTCCCGCACCTGCCGCTGTTCTTCGACGCGCAGGAGCTGTCGCTGCTCCAGGGCTCCTCCGCGCTGCGCGAGGTGGCGCGGTGGAAGGAGATGCTGCTCGCTCGCTACGCCATGCTGGCGCAGCGGGTGCCGGGCTTCGAGCGCTTCACGCCCGACGCGTACCTCTGGGCGCAGCACGTGTTGATCAGCCGCAGCTTCGGCCTGACGGTGGCGGGCAAGCTCACGCGGTGCTTCGTGCCGGTGGCGGACATGCTCAACCACCGGGCCTCGCCGCGCCTGGTGTGGGGCAACACGGAGGACGGTGAGGCCTTCGTGCTGGTGGCGCACGAGCCCGTGGCCGCGCGCGAGGAACTGCACATCAGCTATGGCATCAAGTCCAGCTGCCGGTTCCTGCTGAGCTACGGCTTCGTGCCGGAGGACAACCCGGACGACACGCTGGTGCTCTACCTGGGCGTGCTCGAGGACGCGGTGGAGGCGGAGGGAAAGCGGGAGCTGCTCGCGCTGGCGACTCCGCCGTCGCGGCGGCGCTTCGAGGTGCCGCTGCACTACGGGCATGCCTCCACGGTGGCGATGTTCTCCTTCCTGCGCGTGGCGTGCGCGAACGCGCGGGAGCTGGCCCGGCTCGCCGAGGAGGCCCGCGAGGAGCAGGGCCTGGGCGAAGTGCCACCACTGAGCGCGGAGACGGAGGAGCGCGTCTTCCGCTACCTCCACGACGCGTGCGAGGCACGGCTCGCGGGCTTCGAGACGACGCTGGAGGAGGACGAGCAATTGCTCCAGGAGGCGGACCTGTCGCGCAACGCGCGCAACTGCCTGCTCTTGCGGCGCGGTGAGAAGCGGCTGCTGCGGGCCTACGCGGGCCTGGCGCTCGCCTTCCTCCCCGCGCTGAGCCCCAGCCTGCCCGGCCCCGTCGTGGGCGGATGA
- a CDS encoding RNA polymerase sigma factor, producing the protein MSENTNPSFWRVWEQHKEPLLQQALRLMGGNVVDAEDAVDTAMLRAHQNYVSPGKILNPRAWLGRILHNVCMDIHRERQRWGDTEEWMEDLEAAEPQSQEQLPDAGLLQRESAAAVRECIEALPPNLRVPLVMRYLQDMSYADIAEQLRLTSCNVRKRIQLAYGILRTTLSQEPCPR; encoded by the coding sequence GTGAGCGAAAACACCAATCCCTCTTTCTGGCGTGTATGGGAGCAGCACAAGGAGCCGTTGTTGCAGCAGGCGCTGCGGCTGATGGGCGGGAACGTGGTGGACGCGGAGGACGCGGTGGACACCGCGATGCTCCGGGCCCACCAGAACTACGTGTCGCCCGGGAAGATCCTCAACCCGAGGGCGTGGCTGGGACGCATCCTCCACAACGTCTGCATGGACATCCACCGCGAGCGCCAGCGCTGGGGCGACACCGAGGAGTGGATGGAAGACCTGGAGGCCGCGGAGCCTCAGTCCCAGGAGCAGCTGCCCGACGCGGGCCTGCTCCAGCGAGAGAGCGCCGCGGCGGTCCGCGAATGCATCGAGGCGCTGCCCCCCAATCTGAGGGTGCCCCTGGTGATGCGCTACCTCCAGGACATGTCCTATGCCGACATTGCTGAACAGCTCCGGTTGACCAGTTGCAACGTGAGAAAGCGCATCCAGCTCGCGTACGGAATCCTTCGGACCACCCTTTCGCAAGAGCCGTGCCCCCGCTGA
- a CDS encoding PHA/PHB synthase family protein gives MNASLEPMRRAFLEVLLRLAMDPQRMLAAGIDLWGRSLRGGVPPEPAPSAPDRRFRDPAWREQPFFDGLRRAYLTGADWLEDLVAQAPGVDRHTAHQARFYARQLTDALSPSNFPALNPEVLRAARESHGRSLLKGLEALCEDLARGQGQLATRMTDRRTFRLGENLATTPGDVVHEERLFQLIQYRPTTPTVYRQPLLVVPPWINKFYILDLRPENSFVRWAVDRGYTVFLISWVNPDETHADVDWEDYLVHGLIAALEAVCRATGEERVSTLGYCIGGTLLASGLAWLAAQNDSLIASATLLTTQVDFSEPGDLGAFIDAPRLERLEAHMRERGYLEGLEMMTTFNLLRAKDLVWPFVVNNYLLGREPAPSDFLAWSTDPTRMPARAHATYLRELYLNNRLVQPGALSLAGVPLDLGRVKTPLYVQACREDHIAPFRSVYRGARNYRGPVRFVLAGSGHVAGVINPPSANRYRYWVPKPRPGASPGNAPASIPNADAFASHSNAVASFQDADEIALRGKTDVIASTPDASASFMDADGIASHADADAWLQDAKEHSGSWWTDWEYWQSERSGERVPARRPGEGGLRVIEAAPGRYVRSRILPE, from the coding sequence ATGAACGCATCCCTGGAGCCCATGCGGCGCGCCTTCCTGGAAGTCCTCCTCCGGCTGGCGATGGACCCCCAGCGGATGCTCGCGGCGGGAATCGACCTGTGGGGACGCTCCCTGCGCGGGGGCGTCCCACCGGAGCCCGCCCCTTCCGCGCCGGACCGCCGCTTCCGAGACCCGGCGTGGAGGGAGCAGCCCTTCTTCGACGGCCTGCGCCGCGCGTACCTCACCGGCGCGGACTGGCTGGAGGACCTGGTGGCCCAAGCGCCGGGCGTGGACCGGCACACGGCACACCAGGCGCGCTTCTACGCGCGCCAGCTCACCGACGCGCTGTCTCCGTCCAACTTCCCCGCGCTCAATCCGGAGGTGCTCCGCGCCGCGCGCGAGTCCCACGGCCGGAGCCTGCTCAAGGGACTGGAGGCGCTGTGCGAGGACCTGGCGCGTGGCCAGGGCCAGTTGGCGACGCGCATGACGGACCGGCGGACGTTCCGGCTGGGGGAGAACCTGGCCACCACGCCGGGCGACGTGGTCCATGAGGAGCGCCTGTTCCAGCTCATCCAGTACCGGCCCACCACGCCCACCGTCTACCGCCAGCCGCTGCTGGTGGTGCCGCCGTGGATCAACAAGTTCTACATCCTGGACCTGCGCCCGGAGAACTCGTTCGTCCGCTGGGCAGTGGACCGCGGGTACACGGTGTTCCTCATCTCCTGGGTGAACCCCGACGAAACGCACGCGGACGTGGATTGGGAGGACTACCTCGTGCACGGACTGATTGCCGCGCTGGAGGCCGTCTGCCGCGCCACCGGCGAGGAGCGGGTCTCCACGCTGGGCTACTGCATCGGAGGAACGCTGCTGGCGTCGGGGCTCGCGTGGCTCGCCGCCCAGAATGATTCGCTCATCGCCAGCGCGACGCTGCTCACCACTCAGGTGGACTTCAGCGAACCGGGGGACCTGGGGGCCTTCATCGACGCGCCGCGGTTGGAGCGGCTGGAGGCCCACATGCGCGAGCGCGGCTATCTGGAGGGGCTGGAGATGATGACCACCTTCAACCTGCTCCGAGCGAAGGACCTGGTCTGGCCCTTCGTGGTGAACAACTACCTGCTCGGCCGGGAGCCGGCCCCCAGTGACTTCCTCGCGTGGAGCACCGACCCCACGCGCATGCCCGCGCGCGCGCACGCGACGTACCTGCGGGAGCTGTACCTGAACAACCGCCTGGTCCAGCCGGGCGCGCTGTCGCTCGCTGGCGTCCCCCTGGACCTGGGCCGCGTGAAGACGCCCCTCTACGTGCAAGCCTGCCGGGAGGACCACATCGCGCCCTTCCGCTCGGTGTACCGGGGAGCGAGGAACTACCGGGGTCCCGTGCGGTTCGTGCTCGCGGGCTCGGGCCATGTCGCTGGCGTCATCAACCCGCCGTCCGCGAACCGGTATCGCTATTGGGTCCCGAAGCCCCGTCCGGGCGCGTCACCTGGAAACGCACCTGCGTCCATCCCAAACGCGGATGCATTTGCGTCGCATTCAAACGCAGTCGCGTCATTCCAGGACGCGGATGAGATTGCGCTCCGCGGCAAGACGGATGTGATTGCGTCGACACCGGACGCATCGGCGTCCTTCATGGACGCGGATGGAATTGCGTCGCACGCGGACGCCGATGCGTGGCTTCAGGACGCAAAAGAACACTCAGGGTCCTGGTGGACGGACTGGGAGTATTGGCAATCCGAGCGTTCGGGAGAACGCGTCCCGGCTCGGCGCCCCGGCGAGGGAGGGCTTCGCGTCATTGAAGCGGCTCCGGGGCGCTACGTGCGCTCGCGCATCCTCCCGGAATGA
- the phbB gene encoding acetoacetyl-CoA reductase has product MSGRVAVVTGGTRGIGAASADALRQQGYRVAVTYYANEQAAQNFTGRTGIPAFRFDAANTAQCVAGVKKIVEALGPIEVLVNNAGITRDAMLHKMTSEQWNEVIQTNLTSCFNLCNVVVGPMRERGFGRIINIGSINGQTGQLGQTAYAAAKAGMHGFTVALAREGAARGVTANLIAPGYIDTDLVRTVPPEELVRIRTRIPVGRLGRADEIARAVTFLASDKAGFITGSTLTINGGQHMY; this is encoded by the coding sequence ATGAGTGGACGCGTGGCAGTGGTGACAGGAGGAACGCGCGGCATTGGCGCGGCGAGCGCCGACGCCCTGCGGCAGCAGGGTTACCGCGTGGCGGTCACCTATTATGCGAATGAGCAGGCGGCGCAGAACTTCACGGGGCGCACCGGCATCCCGGCGTTCCGCTTCGACGCCGCCAACACCGCCCAGTGTGTCGCGGGCGTGAAGAAGATCGTCGAAGCGCTGGGTCCCATCGAGGTGCTGGTGAACAACGCCGGCATCACCCGGGACGCCATGCTGCACAAGATGACGTCCGAGCAGTGGAACGAGGTCATCCAGACGAACCTCACCTCGTGCTTCAACCTGTGCAACGTCGTGGTGGGCCCGATGCGCGAGCGTGGCTTCGGCCGCATCATCAACATCGGGTCCATCAACGGGCAGACGGGCCAGCTGGGACAGACGGCCTACGCGGCGGCCAAGGCGGGCATGCATGGCTTCACCGTGGCGCTGGCGCGCGAGGGCGCCGCCCGCGGCGTCACCGCCAACCTCATCGCGCCGGGCTACATCGACACGGACCTGGTGCGCACCGTGCCTCCGGAGGAACTGGTGCGCATTCGCACGCGCATCCCCGTGGGCCGCCTGGGGCGCGCCGACGAAATCGCCCGCGCCGTGACGTTCCTCGCCTCCGACAAGGCCGGCTTCATCACCGGCTCCACGCTCACCATCAATGGTGGGCAGCACATGTACTGA
- a CDS encoding patatin-like phospholipase family protein: MTQPQAPQERPQVIVVFQGGGALGAYHVGAYQALEEAGLHPDWVSGISIGAFTAALVAGNRPEQRLERLEAFWREVSWPGSEWGSLFKGRLRQLFNLGSHMTSLLFGQPGFYAPRALSPLLAPPGSPEALSFYSTRPMRSTLRRLVDFEYINSRATRLSLGATRVSDGHLVFFDNTRSALGPDHVLASGALPPAFPPSLIDGELYWDGGCVTNTPLNAILDDPPQRHSLVFMIDLFEARAPLPQNMDEASWRMKSIQFAGRTSQQVDQFATVWNLRQTSSRVTRHMSASSPLAFSDEPLAKPAPRLDIIHLTYQRGEHQISSSDAEFSRASIAERQADGYRDMKRALATSPWTQPMANGPQAFGDEDLAPAEGGAVVHRL, translated from the coding sequence ATGACACAGCCGCAAGCACCCCAGGAGCGCCCGCAGGTCATCGTCGTCTTTCAAGGCGGCGGGGCCCTGGGCGCCTACCACGTGGGGGCCTATCAGGCCCTGGAGGAGGCTGGCCTGCATCCGGACTGGGTCTCCGGTATCTCCATTGGCGCCTTCACCGCCGCGCTGGTCGCGGGCAACCGCCCGGAGCAGCGGCTCGAGCGGCTGGAGGCGTTCTGGCGCGAGGTGTCCTGGCCGGGAAGTGAGTGGGGCTCGCTCTTCAAGGGCCGCCTGCGCCAGCTCTTCAACCTGGGCAGCCACATGACCAGCCTGCTCTTCGGCCAGCCCGGCTTCTACGCGCCCCGCGCGCTGTCCCCGCTGCTCGCGCCGCCGGGCTCTCCGGAGGCGCTGAGCTTCTATTCCACCCGGCCCATGCGCTCGACGCTGCGGCGGCTGGTGGACTTCGAATACATCAACTCCCGTGCGACGCGGCTGAGCCTGGGTGCCACCCGTGTGAGCGACGGCCACCTGGTGTTCTTCGACAACACGCGAAGCGCCCTGGGGCCGGACCATGTGCTCGCCAGCGGCGCGCTGCCGCCCGCCTTCCCGCCCAGCCTCATCGACGGGGAGCTGTACTGGGACGGCGGCTGCGTCACGAACACGCCGCTCAACGCCATCCTGGACGACCCGCCCCAGCGGCACTCCCTGGTCTTCATGATTGATTTGTTCGAGGCGCGCGCGCCGCTGCCCCAGAACATGGACGAGGCGAGCTGGCGCATGAAGTCCATCCAGTTCGCGGGCCGCACGTCGCAGCAGGTGGACCAGTTCGCGACCGTGTGGAACCTGCGCCAGACCTCGAGCCGGGTGACGCGGCATATGTCAGCGTCCTCGCCGCTCGCGTTCAGCGACGAGCCCCTGGCGAAGCCCGCGCCCCGGCTGGACATCATCCACCTGACGTACCAGCGCGGTGAGCACCAGATCTCCAGCAGCGATGCGGAGTTCTCCCGCGCCTCCATCGCGGAGCGCCAGGCGGACGGCTACCGGGACATGAAGCGTGCCCTGGCGACCTCGCCGTGGACGCAGCCCATGGCGAACGGGCCCCAGGCGTTCGGTGACGAGGACCTGGCGCCGGCCGAAGGGGGCGCCGTCGTCCACCGCCTCTAG
- a CDS encoding glycoside hydrolase family 19 protein — protein MALFGFGSKSPKPSQSDESTEPKGETFQALTLEQLRSFLTRLPKARAQEVLPHLNDAMSEAGINTPRRQAAFLAQLAHESAEFRYFEELATGRAYERRKDLGNVKPGDGARYKGRGPIQITGRTNYRAAGKALELDLEENPARAADLDVGFRTAAWFWNSRNLNKHADKGEFDAITRRINGGYNGKASREAYYQRALRLLDKK, from the coding sequence ATGGCCCTCTTTGGCTTTGGTTCCAAGTCCCCCAAACCCTCGCAGTCCGACGAGTCCACCGAGCCGAAAGGCGAGACATTCCAGGCGCTGACGCTGGAGCAGCTGCGTTCGTTCCTGACCCGACTGCCCAAGGCGCGCGCGCAAGAGGTGCTGCCGCACCTGAACGACGCCATGTCCGAGGCGGGCATCAACACCCCGCGCCGCCAGGCCGCGTTCCTGGCGCAGCTGGCGCACGAGAGCGCCGAGTTCCGCTACTTCGAGGAGCTGGCGACCGGCCGCGCCTACGAGCGGCGCAAGGACCTGGGCAACGTCAAGCCGGGCGACGGCGCGCGCTACAAGGGCCGCGGGCCCATCCAAATCACCGGCCGCACCAACTACCGCGCCGCGGGCAAGGCGCTGGAGCTGGACCTGGAGGAGAACCCCGCCCGCGCGGCCGACCTGGACGTGGGCTTCCGCACCGCCGCCTGGTTCTGGAACAGCCGCAACCTCAACAAGCACGCCGACAAGGGCGAGTTCGACGCCATCACCCGGCGCATCAACGGCGGCTACAACGGCAAGGCCTCGCGCGAAGCCTACTACCAGCGCGCGCTGCGGCTGCTGGACAAGAAGTGA